A portion of the Trachemys scripta elegans isolate TJP31775 chromosome 9, CAS_Tse_1.0, whole genome shotgun sequence genome contains these proteins:
- the IL13RA1 gene encoding interleukin-13 receptor subunit alpha-1, producing MGAAVPAGARLFLGLTLCLAAGAAEPDGRPAGRKVLPPPSNLHYSFGQLCKLKWTWNPAEGISSGCDLKYCSEILINGVPQDNREWTKKLFREEDVSLNEEVHFRVRSECKSDNTSEPSNWVEIFTPPKGAAGTAAVGINCTWYDLEYMICTWLPGWNTSASTNYTLYYWYEGLGNHQQCQNYIYGDNFGCNFSLSIPNSTNGYPTISILIRDNSEEIRPVCANKNPTTIVKPGAPRIVAVSMIKDEIHLEWQKPGTFPAHCLLYRVELKDSKSDSILPHDVKELTKAQFSSVHPNTVYVVKVRARLETTCYSSSHWSDWSEEKSIGENTDFTFYIVLILTVPLTVAVATIILLVYLKRLKILIYPQIPDPRKIIKRMFGEQIEDFQGGPGDDFLNVNKPAMEEEISSLVWIENPESSTSENEGRERPALQVKAL from the exons ATGGGCGCTGCTGTCCCCGCCGGAGCCCGGCTCTTCCTCGGCCTGACGCTCTGCCTCGCGGCCGGGGCCGCGGAGCCCGACGGGCGGCCagcag GAAGAAAAGTTCTCCCACCTCCATCCAACCTGCATTATTCATTTGGACAGCTCTGTAAGCTGAAATGGACTTGGAATCCCGCAGAGGGCATTAGCAGTGGCTGTGATCTAAAATACTGCAGTGAAATTTTGATTAATGGCGTCCCACAAGATAACCGA gAATGGACTAAGAAACTTTTTCGTGAGGAAGACGTATCCTTGAATGAGGAGGTTCATTTCAGAGTGAGAAGTGAATGCAAATCTGATAATACAAGTGAACCAAGCAACTGGGTGGAGATTTTTACTCCACCAAAAG GTGCTGCAGGCACTGCTGCTGTTGGCATAAATTGCACTTGGTACGACTTAGAGTACATGATCTGTACGTGGCTTCCTGGATGGAATACAAGTGCTAGTACCAACTACACGCTGTACTACTG GTATGAGGGCCTGGGAAATCACCAGCAGTGCCAGAATTATATCTATGGAGATAACTTTGGATGTAATTTCAGTCTTTCAATCCCAAATTCCACAAATGGGTATCCAACTATCAGTATTTTGATCAGAGACAACTCGGAGGAAATTAGGCCTGTCTGTGCAAACAAAAATCCAACAACAATTG tAAAACCCGGAGCTCCAAGGATTGTGGCAGTATCAATGATCAAAGATGAAATACATTTAGAATGGCAAAAGCCAGGCACCTTTCCCGCACATTGCTTACTTTACCGAGTAGAACTTAAAGACAGCAAATCGGACTCCATTCTGCCACATGAT gtTAAAGAGCTCACTAAAGCTCAGTTTTCCAGTGTTCATCCTAACACTGTGTACGTCGTCAAAGTGAGAGCAAGGCTTGAAACAACATGTTACAGCAGCAGTCACTGGAGTGACTGGAGCGAGGAGAAGAGCATTG gtGAAAACACAGACTTCACATTCTATATTGTTTTAATACTCACTGTTCCATTAACAGTAGCAGTAGCTACTATAATTCTACTAGTGTACCTGAAAAG GCTCAAGATACTAATTTATCCACAAATTCCTGACCCTAGAAAAATTATTAAACGTATGTTTGGAGAGCAAATTGAGGACTTCCAG GGCGGTCCGGGGGATGACTTTTTGAATGTCAATAAGCCAGCTATGGAAGAGGAAATCTCCTCTTTAGTTTGGATAGAGAATCCAGAGAGCTCCACATCTGAAAATGAGGGCCGAGAAAGACCTGCTTTGCAAGTGAAAGCCTTGTGA